In Allomuricauda ruestringensis DSM 13258, the following proteins share a genomic window:
- the lpdA gene encoding dihydrolipoyl dehydrogenase: MNQYDVAIIGSGPGGYVAAIRCAQLGMKTAIIEKYAVLGGTCLNVGCIPSKALLDSSHHYEDAVKHFEEHGIDIPGEVKVNLKQMIARKQAVVDQTTKGVEFLMSKNKIDVYHGVGSFKDATHINIKKDGKTETIEAKNSIIATGSKPSSLPFIEIDKERVITSTEALKLKEIPKHLIVIGGGVIGLELGQVYKRLGAEVTVVEFMDRIIPGMDGALSKELTKVMKKQKVKFNLSHKVKSVERKGDEIIVKADDKKGKEVTIKGDYCLVSVGRKPYTDGLNAEAAGVKLDDKGRVEVNEHLQTNVSNIYAIGDVVKGAMLAHKAEEEGTMVAELLAGQKPHIDYNLIPGVVYTWPEVAAVGKTEEQLKEEGVAYKSGQFPMRALGRARASMDIDGFVKILADKNTDEVLGVHMIGARCADLITEGVTAMEFRASAEDISRMSHAHPTFAEAVKEAALAATDDRALHV, translated from the coding sequence ATGAATCAATATGATGTAGCTATCATCGGCTCTGGACCTGGAGGCTATGTAGCGGCCATTCGATGTGCCCAATTGGGAATGAAAACTGCAATAATAGAAAAGTATGCTGTACTTGGCGGTACATGCTTAAACGTAGGATGTATTCCTTCCAAAGCGCTTTTGGACTCATCGCACCATTATGAAGATGCAGTTAAGCACTTCGAGGAGCACGGTATCGATATTCCAGGGGAGGTAAAAGTGAACTTGAAGCAAATGATTGCTCGTAAACAAGCTGTAGTGGACCAAACCACTAAGGGAGTCGAGTTTTTGATGAGCAAAAACAAGATTGATGTTTACCATGGCGTAGGAAGTTTCAAGGACGCTACGCACATCAATATTAAAAAAGATGGAAAAACAGAAACCATCGAAGCTAAGAACAGCATCATTGCTACGGGGTCTAAACCATCATCCTTACCTTTTATTGAAATTGATAAAGAAAGAGTGATTACCTCAACCGAAGCCCTAAAGCTAAAGGAGATTCCAAAACATTTGATTGTGATTGGGGGAGGAGTGATAGGTTTGGAATTGGGTCAGGTATACAAGCGCTTGGGCGCCGAAGTAACCGTAGTGGAATTTATGGACCGCATTATCCCCGGCATGGATGGCGCTTTGTCCAAAGAGCTCACCAAAGTGATGAAAAAACAAAAGGTGAAGTTCAACCTGTCCCACAAAGTAAAATCCGTAGAGCGCAAAGGTGACGAGATAATTGTGAAAGCCGATGACAAAAAAGGCAAAGAGGTTACCATAAAAGGAGACTATTGCTTGGTAAGTGTTGGCCGTAAACCGTATACCGATGGATTGAACGCCGAAGCTGCAGGCGTAAAATTGGATGATAAGGGCAGAGTAGAAGTAAACGAACACTTGCAGACCAACGTTTCCAATATTTATGCCATTGGCGATGTGGTAAAAGGTGCCATGTTGGCCCATAAGGCCGAAGAAGAAGGTACCATGGTCGCCGAATTGTTGGCAGGCCAAAAACCACATATAGATTATAACCTTATACCAGGTGTTGTTTATACTTGGCCAGAAGTTGCCGCTGTTGGAAAAACAGAAGAGCAATTGAAAGAAGAAGGCGTAGCATATAAATCAGGTCAGTTTCCGATGCGTGCCTTGGGAAGAGCCCGTGCCAGCATGGATATTGATGGTTTTGTGAAGATTCTTGCAGATAAGAACACTGATGAAGTACTGGGCGTTCATATGATTGGGGCACGTTGTGCAGATTTGATTACGGAAGGTGTTACCGCGATGGAATTCAGGGCGTCGGCCGAGGATATTTCCCGAATGAGCCATGCCCACCCAACCTTTGCCGAAGCCGTTAAGGAAGCTGCATTGGCCGCAACCGATGATAGGGCTTTGCATGTTTAA
- a CDS encoding BspA family leucine-rich repeat surface protein yields the protein MKNTLNKFGITIMALVMLWSCEKDDGPKSFANQPPVIYDQSFHVPEALTDGQTVAEVKAYDSNMGTKLTYSITADDSDMFEISPKTGLLSLKAGKELDLEAPQSHKITVTVTDGEREDTGLITICDCVPVFAQEAYEFEVSEDLSTEELIHTFEVEDADTDIADLVFNIPTNDNGLFTINEAGELSLAAGQQLDYETSKEHNITVSVEDDNATVEVAVKIIVINDGDTLAEDPKSFVTTWKTETDGEEIMFEIINNYYSYNYTIDWGDGTIEELTEADGHPSHIYASAGTYTVAIYGEFPTVLFNNPQYSSKLESLEQWGIIQWEYLSYTFGNCENMVYNATDVPDLSKATSTSGMFYEATSFNGDVSDWDVSHVTTMTGMFAGATSFNGNLSDWDVSHVTSMTAMFYGATSFNGDISNWDVSHVTGMGSMFRDATSFNGDVSSWDVNNVNTMENMFNGATSFDGDLSNWNIGKVELMDGMLDNSGMSKENFNALLMGWSSFVEQNNGPYDINFGADGLTFCGTEALEAGLKLQNNYNWNFTGDQVFEQECN from the coding sequence ATGAAAAACACATTGAACAAATTTGGAATAACAATAATGGCCTTGGTAATGCTCTGGTCCTGCGAAAAAGATGACGGTCCAAAGTCATTCGCCAATCAGCCCCCGGTTATATACGACCAGTCCTTTCATGTTCCCGAAGCCCTAACCGATGGCCAAACGGTAGCCGAAGTAAAGGCATACGATTCCAATATGGGCACCAAGCTTACTTATAGTATCACTGCTGATGATAGTGATATGTTCGAGATAAGCCCTAAAACAGGGTTGTTAAGCTTAAAAGCGGGCAAAGAACTTGACCTTGAGGCTCCTCAATCTCACAAGATTACCGTTACGGTTACTGATGGAGAAAGGGAGGATACTGGTCTAATCACCATTTGCGATTGTGTACCCGTATTTGCGCAGGAAGCCTATGAGTTTGAAGTAAGCGAAGACTTATCTACAGAAGAATTGATCCACACCTTTGAGGTCGAAGATGCCGACACGGATATAGCGGATCTTGTTTTTAACATTCCCACTAACGACAACGGCCTGTTTACGATCAACGAAGCAGGTGAACTAAGCTTGGCCGCAGGACAGCAACTCGATTATGAGACTAGCAAAGAGCACAATATTACCGTAAGTGTTGAAGATGATAATGCAACTGTGGAAGTAGCAGTGAAAATTATAGTTATAAATGATGGAGATACCTTGGCCGAAGACCCTAAGTCTTTTGTGACCACATGGAAGACCGAGACCGATGGAGAAGAGATTATGTTTGAAATAATAAATAACTATTACTCTTACAACTATACCATAGATTGGGGAGATGGAACAATAGAGGAGCTTACTGAGGCTGATGGACATCCTTCTCATATCTATGCTTCTGCTGGCACTTATACCGTGGCTATATATGGTGAATTTCCAACTGTTCTTTTTAACAACCCACAATATTCTTCGAAACTTGAAAGCTTGGAACAATGGGGCATTATACAATGGGAATATTTAAGCTATACTTTTGGCAATTGCGAAAATATGGTATATAATGCGACGGACGTACCGGATTTATCCAAGGCAACCAGCACCAGCGGTATGTTTTATGAAGCCACCTCCTTTAATGGGGATGTCAGTGACTGGGATGTGAGCCATGTGACCACTATGACGGGTATGTTCGCCGGTGCCACTTCCTTTAACGGGAATCTTAGCGACTGGGACGTGAGTCATGTGACCTCTATGACAGCAATGTTCTATGGTGCCACTTCCTTTAACGGGGATATTAGTAATTGGGACGTGAGCCATGTGACCGGTATGGGGTCAATGTTCAGAGATGCCACCTCTTTTAATGGTGATGTCAGCAGTTGGGATGTTAATAATGTGAATACTATGGAAAATATGTTCAATGGAGCAACTTCCTTTGACGGGGACTTGAGCAATTGGAATATTGGTAAGGTAGAATTAATGGACGGTATGTTGGATAATTCGGGAATGTCCAAAGAAAACTTTAATGCCCTGTTGATGGGTTGGAGCAGTTTTGTGGAGCAGAACAACGGACCTTATGATATAAATTTTGGAGCTGATGGACTTACCTTTTGCGGTACAGAAGCTCTTGAAGCAGGACTCAAGCTACAGAATAACTACAATTGGAATTTTACAGGAGATCAAGTTTTTGAGCAAGAATGTAACTGA
- a CDS encoding Lrp/AsnC family transcriptional regulator, producing the protein MKLDKVDIELVRLLQEDCKKTTKQYADALHLSKTAVYERIRRLERNGVITQYTAMVDKEKVGRDFMVLCQIRLVQHTKENVLKFEREVLQLQEVSECFHVGGDYDYILKIFVKDMKSYREFMVTKLTAIANIGNTQSSFVINEVKNTPSVHIGG; encoded by the coding sequence ATGAAACTGGATAAAGTGGATATTGAATTGGTAAGACTGCTCCAAGAGGACTGTAAAAAGACAACAAAACAATATGCAGATGCTTTGCATTTGTCCAAAACTGCAGTTTATGAGCGAATTCGTCGATTGGAGCGCAATGGGGTAATTACGCAATATACCGCCATGGTGGACAAAGAGAAAGTTGGGCGCGATTTTATGGTACTTTGTCAAATTCGCTTGGTGCAACATACCAAGGAGAATGTCTTAAAGTTTGAGCGTGAGGTATTGCAGCTTCAAGAGGTTTCCGAGTGCTTTCATGTAGGTGGCGATTACGACTATATTTTAAAGATTTTTGTAAAGGACATGAAAAGTTATCGGGAGTTTATGGTCACTAAATTGACTGCCATAGCCAATATTGGCAATACACAAAGTTCATTTGTCATCAATGAGGTGAAAAATACACCATCGGTACATATTGGTGGTTGA
- a CDS encoding aminotransferase class I/II-fold pyridoxal phosphate-dependent enzyme, which produces MDYKASEHIQDLQYFGEFGGVNPSISDSSTYTFLSAKTMFDTFEGNTEGCYLYSRHSSPSNLYLGEAMAQLEGTESANVYASGMGAITAVILQLCDSGDHIVCSRTIYGGTYAFLKNFVKKFHIDVSFVDITNLGTVEKSITPKTKMIYCEAVSNPLLEIADIPSLSKIAKKNEMPLVVDNTFSPLTINAAQLGADIVVHSLTKFINGSSDCVAGAVCGTTDFCLSLKDVNNGAGMLLGSTLDSLRAASILKNMRTLHIRIKKHSENAHYLAKQFEKDGLKVVYPGLESHSGHSLMKSQMNHEYGFGGMLTLDVGSVKRANALMELMQKEKLGYLAVSLGFYKTLFSASGTSTSSEIPEEEQKELGLSEGLIRFSIGLDNDIHKTYITMRNCMEKLDILSPDSSLA; this is translated from the coding sequence ATGGACTACAAAGCATCGGAACACATACAAGATCTTCAATATTTTGGCGAATTTGGAGGTGTAAATCCTTCTATATCAGACTCATCAACCTACACTTTTCTGTCAGCAAAAACCATGTTCGACACCTTTGAGGGGAATACCGAAGGCTGCTACTTGTACAGTCGCCACTCCTCCCCTTCCAACTTATACTTGGGCGAGGCCATGGCGCAATTGGAGGGAACGGAATCTGCCAATGTATATGCCAGTGGAATGGGCGCCATCACTGCCGTTATTCTTCAATTATGTGATTCCGGAGACCATATTGTTTGTAGCCGAACCATTTACGGAGGTACATACGCCTTCCTAAAAAACTTTGTGAAAAAGTTCCATATTGATGTCTCTTTTGTGGACATCACTAATTTGGGAACGGTCGAAAAATCCATCACCCCAAAAACCAAAATGATTTACTGCGAGGCTGTCAGTAACCCGCTGTTGGAAATTGCCGACATTCCTTCGCTTTCCAAAATTGCCAAAAAGAACGAAATGCCTTTAGTGGTGGACAATACCTTTTCCCCACTGACCATTAATGCAGCACAATTGGGGGCCGATATTGTAGTACACAGCCTTACCAAGTTCATCAATGGGAGCAGCGATTGCGTTGCTGGAGCCGTTTGCGGAACAACTGATTTTTGTCTCAGTCTAAAAGATGTAAACAACGGAGCTGGAATGCTCTTGGGCAGTACTTTGGACAGTTTACGTGCCGCTTCCATCTTGAAGAATATGCGAACGCTTCATATAAGAATCAAAAAGCATAGCGAAAATGCCCATTATTTGGCCAAGCAATTTGAAAAAGATGGTTTAAAAGTGGTGTATCCTGGTTTGGAAAGTCATTCAGGGCATAGTTTAATGAAATCCCAGATGAACCACGAATACGGATTTGGCGGTATGCTTACCCTGGATGTTGGTTCCGTGAAAAGAGCCAATGCATTGATGGAGCTCATGCAAAAAGAAAAACTGGGTTATTTAGCAGTAAGCCTTGGTTTCTACAAAACCTTGTTCAGCGCTTCAGGCACTTCAACCTCCTCTGAAATTCCAGAGGAAGAACAAAAAGAACTTGGTCTCTCCGAAGGACTTATCCGTTTTTCCATTGGACTGGACAACGATATCCACAAAACGTACATTACCATGCGCAACTGTATGGAAAAACTGGATATTTTGTCTCCTGACTCTAGTTTAGCCTAA
- the nhaC gene encoding Na+/H+ antiporter NhaC, which produces MPKKEGKPKFREDEHIVENKDLTIAEALIPVFALVTMLAYNVYVFGDDALSGSNQFILLMGGAVAAIVGIFNKVSYKKMIAEVAENVKSTTGALLILLMVGALSGTWLVSGIIPAMIYYGLQILNPTIFLAASVIICAIISIATGSSWTTAATVGIALIGIGDALGISLGMTAGAVLSGAYFGDKMSPLSDTTNLAPAMAGGDLFSHIRYMTYTTVPTIVVTLIVFIILGFTIDTSGDADTSSILTNISSTFNINGWLFLVPLAVIGLIVKKAPPLMALLVGTLLGGVFALVFQPDIVANIGGGAALNFETGYKGILNAITVDTAIATDDPALNDLFSSGGMSGMLGTIWLIVCAMVFGGIMDGIGALERITESLLKMAKTTFGLFASTVGSCLALNVTASDQYLAIVVPGKMFSKAYEERGLAPENLSRTLEDSGTVTSVLVPWNTCGAYHSSVLGVGVGEYALYAIFNWLSPFMTLLFAAFRIKIEQLVETTAE; this is translated from the coding sequence ATGCCGAAAAAAGAAGGAAAACCAAAGTTTAGGGAAGATGAACACATTGTAGAAAATAAAGATTTGACCATTGCCGAAGCATTGATACCAGTTTTTGCCCTGGTAACAATGTTGGCCTACAATGTTTATGTTTTTGGAGATGATGCCCTAAGCGGTTCCAACCAATTTATTTTATTAATGGGCGGTGCGGTTGCTGCAATCGTCGGTATTTTCAATAAGGTTTCCTATAAGAAAATGATTGCCGAAGTAGCCGAAAATGTTAAGTCTACTACAGGTGCCTTATTGATTCTTTTAATGGTCGGTGCACTTTCGGGTACTTGGCTGGTCAGCGGTATTATTCCCGCTATGATCTATTACGGGCTTCAAATTTTGAATCCCACCATATTTTTGGCTGCCAGTGTTATTATTTGTGCCATTATTTCCATTGCCACGGGAAGTAGTTGGACCACGGCCGCGACCGTAGGTATTGCATTGATCGGTATTGGAGATGCTTTGGGCATATCGTTGGGTATGACGGCAGGCGCTGTGCTTTCTGGTGCTTATTTTGGGGATAAAATGTCTCCTTTGAGCGACACCACCAATTTGGCTCCTGCCATGGCGGGAGGAGATTTGTTCTCGCACATTCGCTATATGACGTACACCACGGTTCCAACCATTGTTGTAACCCTGATTGTTTTCATCATTTTAGGGTTCACCATCGACACTTCCGGTGATGCGGACACAAGTTCCATACTAACAAACATCAGTTCTACTTTCAATATAAATGGATGGTTGTTTTTGGTTCCATTGGCTGTTATTGGCTTAATCGTAAAAAAAGCACCTCCATTAATGGCTCTACTTGTAGGAACATTGTTAGGTGGAGTTTTTGCACTTGTTTTTCAGCCAGATATTGTCGCGAACATCGGTGGAGGTGCAGCCTTAAACTTTGAAACAGGTTACAAAGGCATTTTAAATGCCATCACCGTTGATACAGCCATAGCAACAGATGACCCTGCACTTAACGATCTATTTTCCTCCGGAGGAATGTCGGGTATGCTCGGCACCATTTGGTTGATAGTCTGTGCGATGGTTTTTGGCGGCATTATGGATGGTATTGGAGCTTTGGAACGCATCACAGAATCCCTCCTGAAAATGGCCAAGACCACTTTTGGATTGTTCGCCAGTACTGTAGGAAGCTGTTTGGCATTGAACGTAACCGCATCCGACCAATACTTGGCCATTGTGGTGCCTGGCAAAATGTTTTCCAAAGCTTACGAAGAGCGTGGACTGGCCCCGGAAAATTTGAGTAGAACACTCGAAGATTCAGGAACGGTAACCTCTGTATTGGTACCTTGGAACACCTGCGGAGCGTATCACAGTAGTGTTTTGGGTGTTGGTGTTGGTGAATATGCACTCTATGCTATTTTTAACTGGCTCAGTCCGTTTATGACATTGTTGTTTGCTGCGTTCAGAATCAAGATCGAGCAATTGGTTGAAACGACTGCTGAATAA
- a CDS encoding peroxiredoxin — MTLVGRKFPNIEVNAIDELGDTFKINILEKAKAENKKVLLFWYPKDFTFVCPTELFAFQQNLSEFEKRNTIVFGASCDTAEVHFAWLNTEKDNGGIEGVTYPIVSDSNRNLATALGILDIMKEDYNEETNSVVVEGDNVTYRATYLIDEEGTVFHESINHMPLGRNVKEFLRLIDAYTHVQEKGEVCPANWEEGKQAMNADRAGVSDYLANHVN, encoded by the coding sequence ATGACTTTAGTAGGAAGAAAGTTTCCAAACATTGAAGTAAACGCCATCGACGAATTGGGCGACACATTCAAAATCAACATTTTAGAGAAAGCCAAAGCAGAAAACAAGAAGGTTTTGTTATTCTGGTATCCAAAAGATTTCACTTTTGTTTGTCCGACCGAGCTTTTTGCCTTTCAACAAAACCTAAGTGAGTTTGAAAAGAGAAATACCATTGTTTTCGGAGCTTCTTGCGATACTGCCGAAGTACATTTTGCTTGGTTGAACACAGAAAAGGACAACGGAGGAATAGAAGGTGTAACCTACCCTATCGTTTCTGACAGCAATAGAAACTTGGCAACTGCCTTGGGCATCTTGGACATTATGAAAGAAGACTATAACGAGGAGACCAATTCTGTTGTAGTGGAAGGCGACAACGTAACCTACAGAGCTACGTACTTGATCGATGAAGAAGGGACTGTATTCCACGAAAGCATCAACCACATGCCTTTGGGAAGAAACGTAAAAGAATTTTTGCGCTTGATAGATGCTTACACGCACGTTCAGGAAAAAGGTGAGGTCTGTCCTGCAAACTGGGAAGAAGGAAAACAAGCCATGAATGCCGATAGAGCCGGTGTTTCCGATTACTTGGCCAATCACGTAAACTAA
- a CDS encoding thioredoxin family protein, with product MVVELDKDNLSEVIANNDNVVVQYSASWCGNCRIMKPKFKKEASLNEDIKFVMVDAEKFPESRKLANVDNLPTFAAFSKGALKNQVQTNKYDVLKDLINEVAHN from the coding sequence ATGGTTGTAGAATTGGACAAAGACAATTTAAGCGAGGTCATTGCCAACAATGACAACGTAGTGGTGCAGTATAGCGCATCTTGGTGCGGCAACTGCAGGATCATGAAGCCAAAGTTCAAAAAGGAAGCCTCTTTGAACGAAGATATAAAGTTTGTAATGGTCGATGCCGAGAAATTCCCGGAATCCAGAAAGCTGGCCAACGTGGACAATTTGCCCACTTTTGCCGCTTTTTCAAAAGGGGCATTAAAGAATCAGGTACAGACCAATAAATATGATGTTTTAAAAGACTTGATCAATGAAGTTGCCCATAATTAA
- a CDS encoding DUF6952 family protein, producing the protein MKLPIIKQLVNFAEEHDEDYLQETADTLESVCEVSSLKDEELDMIGELISNIYGALEVSNEIKNGTPKKEALNGFMSRVLGSIDK; encoded by the coding sequence ATGAAGTTGCCCATAATTAAACAATTGGTCAATTTTGCCGAAGAGCACGACGAAGATTATCTTCAGGAAACTGCAGATACCCTAGAAAGTGTTTGCGAAGTCTCTAGCCTCAAAGATGAGGAACTGGATATGATCGGGGAATTGATCTCCAATATTTATGGTGCTTTGGAAGTATCCAACGAAATCAAGAACGGTACTCCTAAAAAAGAAGCGCTTAACGGTTTTATGTCCAGAGTACTCGGCTCAATAGACAAGTAA
- a CDS encoding diacylglycerol kinase family protein yields the protein MPKESFLQNRIKSVGYALKGMFLLLRTEPSIKIQFVITLVVTAFGFYFQISNTEWILQLLAIGLVMGVEGVNTAIEKICDYVQPKLDPKIGLIKDISAGAVMIVSVIASIIGLIIYVPKIF from the coding sequence ATGCCCAAAGAATCTTTTCTTCAGAATAGGATAAAAAGTGTAGGATATGCCCTAAAGGGCATGTTCCTTTTGTTGCGCACCGAGCCTAGCATTAAAATTCAGTTCGTTATAACATTGGTGGTCACAGCTTTTGGCTTTTATTTTCAAATATCGAACACCGAATGGATTCTCCAACTGTTGGCCATTGGTTTAGTAATGGGCGTGGAAGGAGTAAACACCGCCATTGAAAAAATCTGCGACTATGTTCAGCCCAAATTGGATCCAAAAATTGGTTTGATAAAAGATATTTCCGCAGGAGCCGTTATGATAGTATCGGTCATAGCAAGTATCATCGGTCTGATCATCTATGTACCCAAAATCTTTTAG
- a CDS encoding DNA translocase FtsK has translation MAKKRTKSKSKKTTTAEKKVSFKPSKQNKIIFGSLLIVLSIALFFSFMSFYFTWQEDQSMLSQFADRNAQASNLLNKFGAGVSHFFMYKGFGLASFVFPFLLAVTGLYLFLGLNGKRLISKWIWGLVGVIWGSIALGFFAADFPLLGGLIGYEMNDFLQDYTGKIGVFLILIFVLMVILVRLFNFTPEGFANFFRRQKQKIKSDFNEEPSIHNTQTINEDGEGSIELSTDDKVPEKIDTYTHKENIPPLNEEAGLDVNLPQEEESDIDLKVEETPVEEEETDVTAARLVKDFGEFDPKLELGNYKFPTLDLLEAHGASGGITINQEELEENKNRIVSTLKNYKIGIAQIKATIGPTVTLYEIVPEAGIRISKIKNLEDDIALSLAALGIRIIAPIPGKGTVGIEVPNKNATIVSMRSVIASNKFQKAEMELPIAFGKTISNETFVVDLAKMPHMLMAGATGQGKSVGLNAVITSLLYKKHPAEVKFILVDPKKVELTLYNKIERHFLAKLPDSEEAIITDNTKVINTLNSLCIEMDNRYELLKSAMVRNVKEYNVKFKARKLNPNDGHKFLPYIVLVIDEFADLIMTAGKEVETPIARLAQLARAIGIHLIIATQRPSVNVITGIIKANFPARIAFRVTSKIDSRTILDAQGADQLIGRGDMLYTQGNDVTRLQCAFVDTPEVAKITEYIGSQRAYPEAHLLPEYVGEESGTSLDNDIADRDAMFKEAAEVIVTAQQGSASLIQRKLKLGYNRAGRIIDQLEAAGIVGPFEGSKARQVLVPDMYSLEQLLENEAK, from the coding sequence ATGGCCAAAAAAAGAACAAAATCAAAATCAAAAAAAACTACAACTGCCGAAAAGAAGGTATCCTTTAAGCCTTCCAAGCAGAACAAGATTATTTTTGGTAGCCTTTTGATCGTTCTCAGCATTGCGCTCTTCTTCTCTTTCATGTCGTTTTATTTTACATGGCAAGAGGACCAGAGCATGCTATCCCAATTTGCGGACCGTAATGCCCAAGCAAGCAACCTGCTCAATAAATTTGGGGCCGGTGTAAGTCACTTTTTTATGTACAAAGGCTTTGGTTTGGCCTCTTTTGTGTTTCCGTTCTTATTGGCCGTCACCGGGCTCTATCTCTTTTTGGGATTGAATGGAAAACGATTGATCTCCAAATGGATTTGGGGGCTGGTCGGAGTCATCTGGGGATCCATTGCACTTGGTTTTTTTGCTGCGGATTTCCCATTGTTGGGAGGCCTTATCGGTTATGAAATGAATGACTTCCTTCAGGATTACACGGGGAAAATCGGTGTATTCTTGATTCTGATATTTGTTTTGATGGTAATCTTGGTCCGACTGTTCAATTTTACACCCGAAGGGTTCGCCAACTTCTTCCGCAGACAGAAACAAAAAATCAAATCTGATTTTAATGAAGAACCTTCAATCCACAACACCCAAACTATTAATGAAGATGGGGAAGGTAGCATTGAGTTGAGTACAGATGATAAGGTTCCTGAAAAAATAGACACCTACACCCATAAAGAAAACATTCCACCGTTAAATGAGGAAGCCGGACTCGATGTAAATCTTCCGCAAGAGGAAGAATCCGACATTGATTTAAAAGTTGAAGAAACACCCGTTGAAGAGGAAGAAACCGATGTAACAGCTGCCAGATTGGTAAAGGATTTTGGGGAATTCGACCCAAAACTGGAATTGGGCAACTACAAATTCCCCACATTGGACCTATTGGAGGCCCATGGTGCCTCGGGAGGAATCACCATCAACCAAGAAGAGCTTGAGGAAAACAAAAACCGAATTGTCAGCACTCTCAAAAATTATAAAATAGGGATTGCCCAAATCAAAGCCACCATTGGTCCTACGGTAACACTTTACGAAATTGTTCCTGAAGCGGGAATCCGTATTTCCAAAATAAAAAATCTAGAAGACGACATTGCGCTTTCGTTGGCCGCGTTGGGAATTCGAATCATTGCCCCTATTCCCGGCAAAGGAACCGTGGGTATCGAGGTGCCCAACAAAAACGCCACCATTGTTTCCATGCGGTCCGTTATAGCATCGAATAAATTCCAGAAAGCGGAAATGGAATTGCCCATTGCCTTTGGAAAAACCATTAGCAACGAGACTTTTGTGGTTGACCTCGCCAAAATGCCCCACATGCTTATGGCAGGTGCTACGGGTCAGGGTAAATCCGTAGGGTTGAATGCCGTCATCACCTCCCTACTCTACAAAAAGCATCCCGCAGAAGTTAAATTTATTTTGGTAGACCCCAAAAAGGTGGAATTGACCCTTTACAACAAAATTGAACGTCACTTTTTGGCAAAACTGCCCGATTCCGAAGAAGCCATCATTACAGATAATACCAAGGTAATCAACACCTTGAACTCCCTTTGTATTGAAATGGACAACCGCTACGAGTTGCTCAAATCAGCTATGGTAAGAAACGTTAAGGAATATAATGTCAAGTTCAAGGCCAGAAAATTGAATCCGAACGACGGACATAAGTTTTTGCCATACATTGTTTTGGTGATAGATGAGTTTGCGGATTTGATCATGACAGCGGGCAAGGAAGTGGAAACACCAATTGCCAGATTGGCACAATTGGCACGCGCCATTGGTATTCACTTGATTATTGCCACACAAAGACCATCGGTTAACGTAATTACCGGTATCATCAAGGCCAACTTCCCTGCTAGGATAGCGTTTAGGGTAACCTCAAAAATTGACTCCAGAACCATTTTGGATGCGCAAGGCGCCGACCAGCTTATCGGTCGCGGAGATATGCTCTACACTCAAGGAAATGACGTTACAAGGTTGCAATGTGCTTTTGTGGACACACCAGAAGTGGCAAAAATTACCGAGTACATTGGTTCGCAACGTGCATACCCCGAAGCGCACTTACTGCCAGAGTATGTAGGCGAGGAATCTGGCACAAGTCTTGATAATGATATCGCGGACAGGGATGCGATGTTCAAAGAAGCCGCCGAAGTTATTGTAACGGCCCAGCAAGGTTCCGCTTCCCTTATCCAACGTAAATTAAAACTGGGGTACAACAGGGCCGGTAGAATTATAGACCAATTGGAAGCTGCCGGAATTGTAGGGCCATTTGAGGGAAGTAAGGCCCGACAAGTTTTGGTGCCCGACATGTATTCTTTGGAACAACTATTAGAAAATGAAGCAAAATAA